A window from Aquiluna borgnonia encodes these proteins:
- the xylA gene encoding xylose isomerase: protein MAKQTKFTFGLWTVGWLGADPFGSATRATISVEETLEQLKAAGAYGITAHDDDIFPFDASETERREAIDRLKLALEATHLKMPMLTTNLFSHPIFKDGAFTSNDREVRRFAIRKVLRNLDLANELGAETFVMWGGREGAEYDSAKNVVDALARYREAINFLGDYVVDQGYKIRFALEPKPNEPRGDILLPTVGHALGFIQTLDRPELVGLNPEVGHEQMAGLNFTAGIAQALDAGKLFHIDLNGQKGIKYDQDLVFGHGDLANAFALVHLLEFGKEGKSAYDGPRHFDYKPSRTEDWTGVWESARANIRMYNLLLERAERFENDPEVKALKQRAKLDQLALPTINSGESASDLRNSSEWSSFEPDEYFNGRGAGFVQLNQIALEHLMGAR, encoded by the coding sequence ATGGCTAAGCAAACCAAATTTACTTTTGGGCTCTGGACCGTGGGCTGGCTTGGAGCCGACCCTTTTGGTTCTGCAACCAGGGCAACTATTTCCGTCGAGGAAACTCTCGAGCAGCTCAAAGCGGCAGGTGCCTATGGCATCACTGCCCACGACGATGACATTTTCCCGTTTGACGCATCCGAAACTGAGCGACGCGAAGCGATCGATCGTTTGAAATTGGCGCTTGAAGCCACCCACCTAAAGATGCCAATGCTCACCACCAACCTGTTCAGCCACCCGATATTCAAAGACGGTGCTTTCACTTCCAACGACAGGGAGGTCAGGAGATTTGCAATTCGCAAGGTGCTGCGCAACCTTGACTTGGCCAATGAGCTGGGTGCTGAGACTTTTGTGATGTGGGGTGGTCGAGAGGGCGCCGAGTACGACAGTGCCAAGAACGTGGTTGATGCGCTAGCTCGCTACCGCGAGGCCATTAACTTCCTCGGAGACTATGTTGTAGATCAGGGCTACAAGATCCGCTTTGCGCTGGAGCCCAAGCCAAACGAACCGCGCGGCGACATCTTGCTACCGACCGTTGGTCACGCCTTGGGCTTCATCCAGACCCTGGATCGCCCAGAGCTGGTTGGGCTTAACCCCGAGGTTGGTCACGAGCAGATGGCAGGACTTAACTTCACTGCGGGCATCGCTCAGGCTCTTGATGCTGGAAAGCTTTTCCACATCGACCTCAACGGTCAAAAGGGCATCAAATACGACCAGGATCTGGTCTTTGGTCACGGCGACCTGGCGAACGCGTTCGCCCTGGTTCACCTTCTGGAGTTTGGTAAGGAGGGTAAGAGCGCCTATGACGGACCACGTCATTTTGACTACAAGCCTTCGAGGACCGAGGACTGGACTGGAGTTTGGGAGTCGGCGAGAGCAAATATCCGGATGTATAACCTGCTGCTTGAGCGCGCAGAGCGTTTCGAGAATGACCCCGAGGTGAAGGCCCTGAAGCAGCGTGCAAAGTTGGACCAGCTAGCGTTGCCAACCATCAACTCTGGCGAGAGTGCTTCAGACTTGCGCAACTCCTCCGAGTGGTCTTCCTTTGAACCAGATGAGTATTTCAATGGGCGAGGTGCCGGCTTCGTTCAGCTAAACCAAATTGCTCTCGAGCACCTTATGGGAGCCAGGTAG
- a CDS encoding CoA-acylating methylmalonate-semialdehyde dehydrogenase: protein MTVVPHFISGSEYPSRSGRTAPVFDPALGKQTKEVALANQDEIKAAIASAKAAFPKWRDMSLARRQAIIFNFRELLNARKGELAAIITEEHGKVLSDALGEITRGQEVVEFACGMPHLLKGEYSENASTNVDVYSTKQPLGVVGIISPFNFPAMVPMWFFPVALAAGNTVILKPSEKDPSAAIWMAKLWSEAGLPDGVFNVLNGDKEAVDGLLTHPDVASISFVGSTPIAQYIYETAAKHGKRVQSLGGAKNHMLVLPDADLDLVADSAINAGFGSAGERCMAISVVVAVEPIADALIPKIVERIGQIKVGDGRRSCDMGPLVTKVHRDKVASYIDIAKTDGAAVVVDGREINPDGDANGFWLGPTLIDKVPTTSKTYLEEIFGPVLSIVRVKSYEEGLQLINSGAFGNGTAIFTNDGGAARRFQNEVEVGMIGINVPIPVPVAYYSFGGWKHSLFGDSRAHGEEGFRFFTRTKVITSRWLDPSHGGLNLGFPQN, encoded by the coding sequence ATGACAGTCGTTCCACACTTTATTTCCGGTAGCGAGTACCCAAGCAGATCGGGTCGCACTGCTCCAGTTTTCGACCCAGCACTGGGTAAGCAAACAAAAGAAGTGGCGCTGGCAAACCAGGATGAAATCAAGGCAGCGATTGCTTCGGCCAAGGCAGCATTCCCAAAGTGGCGTGACATGTCGCTAGCAAGACGTCAGGCCATTATCTTCAACTTCCGCGAACTGCTGAACGCCAGGAAGGGGGAACTCGCTGCAATAATCACCGAGGAGCACGGCAAAGTCCTCTCCGATGCGCTTGGAGAAATCACTCGCGGTCAAGAGGTGGTTGAGTTTGCGTGCGGCATGCCTCACCTTTTGAAAGGCGAGTACTCAGAAAATGCGTCAACCAATGTTGATGTTTACTCCACTAAACAGCCACTAGGTGTCGTGGGCATCATCAGCCCCTTTAACTTTCCTGCAATGGTTCCGATGTGGTTCTTCCCGGTAGCACTAGCGGCCGGCAACACAGTGATATTGAAGCCAAGCGAGAAGGACCCCAGCGCCGCCATCTGGATGGCCAAGCTATGGAGCGAAGCTGGCCTGCCAGATGGCGTCTTTAACGTTCTCAACGGTGACAAAGAAGCCGTTGATGGGCTGCTCACTCACCCGGATGTTGCCTCAATCAGTTTTGTAGGTTCTACCCCAATTGCTCAATACATTTACGAGACGGCTGCCAAGCACGGGAAGCGGGTGCAATCACTCGGTGGAGCAAAAAACCACATGTTGGTGCTACCCGATGCTGATTTGGATCTGGTTGCAGACTCAGCAATCAATGCTGGGTTTGGCTCTGCGGGAGAGCGCTGCATGGCTATTTCGGTTGTCGTAGCCGTTGAGCCCATAGCAGATGCTTTGATTCCAAAGATTGTTGAGCGCATTGGCCAGATCAAGGTTGGAGACGGCCGCAGATCATGCGACATGGGGCCGTTGGTGACAAAAGTTCACCGTGACAAAGTTGCCTCATACATCGACATTGCAAAGACAGATGGCGCAGCCGTTGTGGTGGATGGCCGAGAAATCAATCCGGACGGGGATGCCAATGGATTTTGGCTGGGGCCAACCCTGATTGACAAAGTGCCAACAACTTCAAAAACTTACCTTGAAGAGATTTTTGGGCCCGTGCTGTCGATCGTCCGAGTAAAAAGCTATGAGGAGGGGTTGCAGCTAATCAACTCGGGAGCATTCGGAAACGGGACTGCCATCTTTACCAACGACGGTGGTGCCGCACGACGCTTTCAGAACGAGGTCGAAGTTGGAATGATTGGAATTAACGTTCCAATCCCTGTTCCGGTTGCCTATTACTCCTTTGGGGGCTGGAAGCATTCACTATTTGGGGACTCTCGAGCCCACGGTGAAGAGGGCTTCCGTTTCTTCACTCGCACCAAGGTGATTACCTCTCGCTGGCTGGATCCCAGCCACGGTGGTCTAAACCTTGGTTTCCCGCAAAACTAG
- a CDS encoding family 43 glycosylhydrolase, whose translation MSNPAVDHAYFADPSAHVFGDRLYVYVSYDQPDTNTHDSMVSYHCLSTADLKHWVDHGQILHLDEVSWAISQMWAIDANYFRGRYYLTYCAIDRETSFFKTGLAVSDRPEGPFKDLGKIANVEWGQDPGFFIDEDIPYLVWGGRGEIFIAELEDDLLSVKSETITNLSNDLGGYEGPFLHRYKDRYYLTFPALDQERWPQRMCYGIADHPLGPYKNQGVFIPEYPGNSGTIHGSCVEFKGQWYALYHSAWVSNRPTSRSLMIDRLEYDQDGRILPITPSSQGAIPEANTVEIQLDAAAGKLWETRVESSVPGSTGHGCVVGFSQQERGFSVKADFGREQVWELWVRYQNSGPDFHGRVLLGNHLFYDGNQNQSYDQYVKRGTVFPNTSGWQEILIGTTAIAPGSHQIRFSASLNAEVFHSEFLVDMVILKPQNK comes from the coding sequence ATGTCAAACCCTGCCGTCGATCACGCTTATTTCGCCGACCCTTCCGCCCACGTTTTCGGGGATCGGCTCTACGTCTATGTCTCTTACGACCAGCCCGACACCAACACCCATGACTCGATGGTGTCCTACCACTGCCTTTCAACTGCTGATTTGAAACACTGGGTTGACCACGGCCAAATCCTCCACCTCGACGAGGTCTCCTGGGCAATCAGTCAGATGTGGGCCATCGACGCAAATTACTTCAGGGGTCGCTACTACCTCACCTACTGCGCAATTGACAGAGAGACCAGTTTTTTCAAAACCGGCCTTGCTGTCAGCGACAGGCCGGAGGGTCCTTTCAAAGACCTTGGGAAAATTGCAAATGTCGAGTGGGGTCAAGACCCCGGATTCTTCATCGATGAGGATATTCCCTATCTGGTTTGGGGCGGCCGCGGAGAGATTTTCATAGCTGAACTAGAAGATGACTTACTCTCGGTAAAGAGCGAGACCATAACCAACCTGAGCAATGATCTCGGGGGCTACGAAGGCCCATTTTTGCACCGCTACAAGGACCGCTACTACCTAACCTTTCCAGCCCTCGATCAAGAGCGTTGGCCGCAGCGGATGTGCTACGGGATTGCCGATCATCCACTCGGACCCTACAAAAACCAAGGAGTATTCATCCCCGAGTACCCGGGCAACTCCGGCACGATTCATGGTTCATGCGTTGAGTTCAAGGGTCAGTGGTACGCCCTCTACCACTCCGCTTGGGTTTCGAATCGACCCACATCTCGCTCCCTGATGATCGATCGGCTTGAGTATGACCAAGACGGGCGGATTCTGCCGATCACTCCTTCTTCTCAAGGAGCGATCCCCGAGGCAAACACTGTCGAAATTCAGCTCGATGCGGCAGCGGGCAAGCTCTGGGAAACCAGGGTTGAGAGCTCAGTTCCCGGCTCCACTGGACACGGTTGCGTGGTCGGCTTTTCTCAGCAGGAGCGTGGCTTCAGTGTCAAAGCTGACTTTGGCAGGGAGCAGGTCTGGGAGCTTTGGGTTCGGTATCAAAACTCTGGGCCAGATTTTCACGGCCGGGTGCTACTTGGAAACCACCTGTTCTATGACGGAAATCAAAATCAGTCCTATGACCAGTATGTGAAGCGAGGAACAGTCTTCCCAAACACCTCAGGTTGGCAGGAGATTCTCATTGGCACGACCGCAATTGCCCCCGGAAGCCACCAGATCAGGTTCTCGGCAAGCTTGAACGCCGAAGTGTTTCACAGCGAGTTTTTGGTGGACATGGTGATCCTAAAGCCCCAGAACAAATAG
- a CDS encoding sugar phosphate isomerase/epimerase family protein yields MVKIALDPTPFHHTHKLLEFPKLAADLGYKYLQMTPHADFIPFFNHARADDALVKELKKACKDVGVEIASTLPVLRISSPDPDAREAAVRNFKRVIQITRELGVNTIGTEFSGRPEKAEESERAFYRSMEELLPIIEKEGINLFIDPHPDDFVEDGMQAWRVIRGLNSKHVGMVYVASHTFHMGNNALEIMRTVGSRIGITHISDTMDHKRSHGLRYITNPPGNAIRVHQHLKLGDGDVNWDEFFGGLKEIGYLDNPNAIMCSSVFAENEKNVETAVFQREAIEKYIAKFG; encoded by the coding sequence ATGGTAAAAATCGCACTGGATCCAACCCCGTTTCACCACACCCACAAGCTCCTTGAATTCCCAAAACTCGCTGCGGATTTGGGATACAAGTACTTGCAAATGACTCCACACGCGGACTTTATTCCTTTTTTCAATCACGCCCGGGCTGACGATGCCCTGGTGAAGGAGCTGAAAAAGGCGTGCAAGGATGTCGGGGTAGAGATCGCTTCTACCCTCCCAGTTTTGCGCATTTCATCTCCCGATCCTGACGCTCGCGAGGCTGCAGTTCGAAACTTCAAGAGAGTTATTCAGATCACCCGGGAACTTGGCGTGAACACAATCGGCACAGAGTTTTCTGGCCGGCCTGAAAAAGCCGAGGAATCAGAACGGGCTTTTTACCGGTCGATGGAGGAACTTCTTCCAATTATCGAGAAGGAAGGAATCAACCTTTTCATTGATCCACATCCAGATGATTTTGTCGAAGACGGGATGCAGGCGTGGCGAGTGATAAGGGGCCTGAACTCCAAGCACGTTGGAATGGTTTACGTGGCTTCACACACCTTCCACATGGGGAACAATGCGCTAGAAATCATGCGGACCGTCGGGTCGAGAATCGGCATCACCCACATCTCAGACACCATGGATCACAAACGGAGCCACGGTTTGAGGTACATCACTAATCCCCCAGGAAACGCGATTCGAGTCCACCAGCACCTAAAACTGGGTGACGGTGACGTGAACTGGGACGAGTTCTTTGGTGGCCTGAAAGAGATCGGCTATCTAGACAACCCGAATGCCATCATGTGCTCGTCAGTGTTTGCTGAGAATGAGAAAAACGTTGAGACGGCTGTTTTCCAGCGTGAGGCAATCGAGAAATACATTGCAAAATTTGGTTGA
- the iolB gene encoding 5-deoxy-glucuronate isomerase, translating into MKWFYRQGRLHNGPFETVVDGSIPGWRHTGLRVASLKQGIVATLNETHVERIVVPLNGSFVVEYTVLGKTEKQTMRGRQSPFHGATDTLYLPMGSTANITGIGRVAIAEGPASRVKDLKYSPASEVPLELRGAGRATRQVHNFGTPFALDADRLIVCEVITPADNWSSYPPHKHDEYIPGVESNLEEIYYFEVANARGTKAPRGTDPIGFFRNYGTEARKIDTLTEVRTGDVALVPFGWHGPAMAAPGYDLYYLNVMAGPDPDRSWNISDDPHHSWVRSTWAVQQPDPRLPYTSQE; encoded by the coding sequence GTGAAATGGTTCTATCGGCAGGGTCGCCTCCACAACGGTCCATTTGAGACAGTTGTGGACGGTAGCATTCCAGGTTGGCGCCATACCGGCTTGAGGGTTGCGAGCCTAAAGCAGGGCATCGTAGCAACTTTGAATGAAACCCACGTTGAGCGAATCGTTGTTCCGCTGAATGGTTCTTTTGTTGTTGAATACACAGTTTTAGGTAAGACCGAAAAGCAGACTATGAGGGGCAGGCAGTCCCCCTTTCATGGGGCGACAGACACTCTCTACCTTCCGATGGGCTCTACCGCAAACATCACTGGTATTGGTCGAGTGGCTATTGCCGAGGGACCGGCGTCAAGAGTGAAAGATCTTAAGTACTCACCAGCATCCGAAGTTCCCTTAGAGCTGCGCGGTGCTGGAAGGGCCACACGACAGGTGCATAATTTCGGCACCCCTTTTGCTCTTGATGCCGATCGTCTAATTGTGTGCGAAGTCATTACTCCGGCGGATAACTGGTCGAGTTATCCGCCGCATAAGCACGATGAGTACATTCCCGGGGTTGAGTCAAACCTAGAGGAGATTTACTATTTCGAGGTGGCGAACGCCAGGGGCACCAAGGCACCCAGGGGAACTGACCCAATTGGTTTCTTCCGCAATTACGGAACTGAAGCTAGAAAGATTGACACGCTCACCGAAGTGCGAACAGGTGATGTTGCGCTGGTGCCATTCGGCTGGCATGGGCCAGCGATGGCCGCGCCTGGCTATGACCTCTACTATCTAAATGTCATGGCTGGACCAGATCCAGATCGATCTTGGAACATTTCCGACGATCCACACCACAGCTGGGTTCGATCGACCTGGGCTGTGCAACAACCCGACCCACGACTTCCTTACACATCTCAGGAGTAA
- a CDS encoding GntR family transcriptional regulator, protein MRKTEVLLPLSTFADLDRTGPVPLYYQVSQRIQQAILGGQLPPGSRLENEIALGDRLGLSRPTIRKAIQELVDKGLLVRRRGVGTQVVHGQVTRGVELTSLHDDLIRSGKKPSTKLLSLEVLKADSQVAEELAVAPGTEIIRIERLRYADSIPVSVMVNYLPGQFRGISVSDLEELGLYQWLRLQGITIRVAKQKISARKASNKETDLLELENGAALLTMDRTAYDDEGRAIEYGHHCYSPELYSFQATLVQK, encoded by the coding sequence ATGCGAAAAACTGAGGTTCTTCTCCCGCTGTCCACTTTTGCCGACCTAGATCGCACTGGACCTGTTCCCCTCTACTACCAGGTCTCTCAAAGGATTCAGCAGGCAATTTTGGGTGGGCAGCTCCCCCCGGGCTCGCGTTTGGAAAATGAAATCGCCCTCGGCGATCGATTAGGTTTGTCGCGTCCGACCATAAGAAAAGCCATACAAGAACTGGTCGATAAAGGGCTTTTGGTAAGAAGACGCGGAGTCGGAACACAGGTTGTGCACGGTCAAGTTACTCGAGGAGTTGAGTTGACCTCGCTACATGATGACCTTATCCGCTCGGGTAAAAAGCCTTCCACGAAACTTTTGTCCCTTGAGGTATTGAAGGCCGATTCTCAAGTCGCAGAGGAGTTGGCCGTAGCCCCGGGTACAGAAATCATCAGGATTGAGCGTTTGCGGTATGCCGATTCGATTCCTGTTTCGGTGATGGTTAACTACCTACCTGGTCAATTCAGGGGGATAAGCGTGTCAGACCTGGAGGAACTAGGTTTGTACCAGTGGCTCAGGCTTCAAGGGATTACAATCCGGGTAGCTAAGCAAAAAATATCCGCCAGAAAAGCCTCGAACAAAGAGACTGACCTTCTTGAACTTGAAAATGGCGCTGCCCTGCTGACAATGGACCGCACGGCTTATGACGATGAGGGCCGGGCCATTGAATACGGCCACCACTGCTATTCTCCCGAACTTTATTCTTTCCAGGCAACGCTGGTTCAAAAATAG
- a CDS encoding tautomerase family protein, with protein MPLVRIDLVKGRATSDVQKIADAIHEALVEVMEIPVRDRFQVVTQHDAFEVVAEDAGLGFERDDSKVMIQIITQRGRTQNLKQRLYQRITSKLTITGVTPNNVFISYTENTPADWSFGFGKAQFLLGELKSYAS; from the coding sequence ATGCCGCTCGTAAGAATTGACCTTGTCAAGGGTCGAGCCACTTCAGACGTGCAGAAGATAGCCGATGCCATTCACGAAGCCCTTGTTGAAGTAATGGAGATTCCGGTTCGTGATCGGTTCCAAGTTGTAACTCAGCACGATGCGTTCGAGGTAGTTGCGGAAGATGCGGGCCTGGGCTTCGAACGAGATGATTCAAAAGTAATGATTCAAATCATTACCCAACGTGGCCGCACTCAAAACCTGAAGCAACGGCTCTATCAGCGGATAACTTCGAAGCTCACGATCACAGGCGTTACTCCAAATAATGTGTTCATCAGCTACACGGAAAATACCCCCGCGGACTGGTCGTTTGGGTTCGGAAAAGCGCAGTTTTTGCTCGGCGAGCTAAAAAGCTACGCGAGTTAA
- the xylB gene encoding xylulokinase: MALVAGVDSSTQSCKVLIWDPNSRQIVREGRAKHPSGTEVDPQHWWDALLEAIESAGGLSDVSAISIAGQQHGMVLLDQDGNVLRPALLWNDTRSSGEAGELIEHFGADWLAKQTGSLPVASFTATKLRWVLNNEPEIAKQVAAVCLPHDYLSWRLSENYPNLSGLFTDRSDASGTGYFNPSTNEYLSEVIAFCLGHQVLLPRVLGPRESTAKVRSDLASHEIRIGAGMGDNAGAAKGLELSPGMFAVSLGTSGTVFGATASATSDASGCVAGFADAQGYFLPLVCTINAARVIEWGAQLLGVGLTEFGELALKADLGAGGVRVTPYLEGERTPNLPDATASVTGITLANGTRENFARACIEGMLRGLAFGGEVIEKQGLEIKSISLIGGAAANPAVQQIAKEVFSAEVFVPEPAEYVALGAAKQAAELLGK; encoded by the coding sequence GTGGCGCTGGTCGCGGGTGTTGATTCCTCGACCCAGAGCTGCAAGGTATTGATTTGGGATCCAAACTCTAGGCAAATAGTTCGAGAGGGCAGAGCCAAACATCCATCAGGAACCGAGGTTGATCCGCAGCACTGGTGGGATGCGCTGCTCGAAGCTATCGAGTCGGCTGGAGGACTCAGCGATGTATCGGCCATTTCCATCGCAGGACAGCAGCACGGCATGGTGCTGCTGGACCAGGACGGCAATGTACTCAGGCCAGCCCTGCTCTGGAACGACACCAGGAGCTCGGGCGAGGCGGGTGAGCTTATTGAGCACTTTGGCGCTGACTGGCTTGCAAAACAAACTGGCAGTTTGCCGGTTGCATCCTTTACGGCAACCAAGCTGCGCTGGGTATTGAACAACGAACCGGAGATTGCAAAACAGGTGGCGGCAGTGTGCCTGCCGCACGATTACCTCAGCTGGCGGCTCTCGGAAAACTACCCCAACCTATCGGGCCTGTTTACCGATCGGTCGGATGCCTCCGGTACCGGGTATTTCAACCCCAGTACCAACGAGTACCTCAGTGAGGTAATTGCATTCTGCCTGGGGCACCAAGTTCTTCTCCCTCGCGTTCTAGGGCCCCGGGAGAGCACTGCAAAAGTACGATCTGATCTCGCCTCGCACGAAATTAGGATCGGTGCGGGCATGGGCGACAACGCCGGAGCGGCCAAGGGTCTCGAGCTTTCACCGGGAATGTTTGCTGTTTCGCTTGGGACCAGTGGAACTGTATTTGGGGCGACGGCAAGCGCCACCAGTGACGCCTCCGGATGCGTAGCTGGCTTTGCCGATGCTCAGGGATACTTTCTGCCGCTGGTCTGCACCATAAATGCCGCCCGGGTTATCGAGTGGGGCGCGCAGCTGCTGGGTGTTGGGCTGACTGAATTTGGTGAGCTCGCCCTCAAAGCTGACTTAGGTGCCGGGGGAGTAAGGGTTACGCCATACCTGGAGGGTGAAAGAACACCAAACCTCCCAGATGCAACCGCGAGCGTAACTGGAATCACCCTGGCCAATGGAACAAGGGAAAACTTTGCCAGGGCTTGCATTGAGGGCATGCTCCGAGGGCTTGCCTTTGGCGGCGAGGTCATTGAGAAACAGGGTCTGGAGATCAAGAGCATTTCGCTAATTGGTGGAGCAGCTGCCAATCCAGCTGTCCAGCAGATAGCAAAAGAGGTTTTTAGCGCGGAGGTCTTTGTTCCCGAACCCGCTGAATACGTTGCGTTGGGTGCTGCCAAGCAGGCAGCGGAATTGCTGGGTAAATAG
- the iolD gene encoding 3D-(3,5/4)-trihydroxycyclohexane-1,2-dione acylhydrolase (decyclizing), whose protein sequence is MATRRMTVSQALIEFLANQWTVDAGTRVRTIAGTFGIFGHGNVAGVGQALKQFSVDAPEMMPYYQARNEQAMVHESVAYARMNRRLSTFACAASVGPGASNMLTGAALATINRLPVLLLPSDTFANRAPDPVLQQLEAFHDGSISVNDAFKPLSKYFDRVQRPEQLFSACLNAMRVLTDPVETGAVTIALPEDVQAEILDVPEEFLAPREWHIRRPRPEARDIAAAARAIRTASNPMIIAGGGVIYSNAHDSLKAFVEKTGIPIGVAQAGMGSLPWDHPQNLGAVGATGTSAANRAAAKADVIIGIGTRYSDFTTASRTAFQNPAVKFVNINVAAFDAYKHGSAIPIVADAHAALLELIDAVGDFRVNDHYRSEYTGNKAHWEALVDESFVDKKLAEPSQAEIIGAVQQTSDPRDVVICAAGSLPGDLHKLWRVRDSLGYHVEYGYSCMGYEIAGGLGVARADKSRDAIVMVGDGSYLMMHTEMVSAVAEGIKFIIVLIQNHGYASIGHLSEDLGSQRFGTLYRFRNDEANNFETGDKLPVDLAANAESLGVNVIRVEPTTNAILDLKNALKEAKASKTATLIHIHSNPLLYAPDGEGWWDVPVAAVSTLDSTIRARESYEKALANQKPLLGKGAVERA, encoded by the coding sequence ATGGCAACGCGCAGAATGACGGTTAGTCAAGCTCTAATTGAGTTCCTCGCTAATCAGTGGACCGTTGACGCAGGCACTAGGGTTCGAACGATAGCGGGAACCTTTGGAATTTTCGGTCACGGCAACGTAGCGGGCGTTGGGCAGGCTTTAAAGCAATTTTCAGTGGATGCGCCAGAGATGATGCCCTACTACCAGGCACGCAATGAGCAGGCCATGGTTCACGAGTCGGTTGCCTACGCTCGAATGAATCGAAGGCTTTCAACCTTTGCGTGTGCGGCCTCTGTGGGTCCAGGCGCTTCTAACATGCTTACTGGTGCGGCGTTAGCTACGATCAACCGGCTCCCAGTTCTGCTCTTGCCATCGGACACGTTTGCGAACCGTGCCCCAGACCCAGTTTTGCAACAACTTGAGGCTTTTCACGACGGCTCAATCTCGGTAAACGATGCCTTCAAGCCACTTTCAAAATACTTTGACAGGGTTCAGCGTCCTGAGCAGCTTTTCTCAGCTTGCCTAAATGCCATGCGGGTTCTAACCGATCCAGTTGAGACCGGTGCCGTCACCATCGCCCTACCTGAGGACGTGCAGGCCGAGATCCTTGACGTGCCCGAGGAGTTTTTGGCGCCTCGTGAGTGGCACATCAGACGTCCACGTCCAGAGGCAAGAGACATTGCTGCGGCGGCCAGGGCGATTAGAACAGCTTCCAACCCAATGATCATTGCTGGCGGAGGTGTTATTTATTCCAACGCCCATGACTCTTTGAAAGCATTTGTTGAAAAAACAGGCATTCCTATTGGTGTAGCCCAGGCTGGTATGGGCTCCCTTCCCTGGGACCACCCCCAAAACCTTGGCGCTGTGGGCGCCACGGGTACCTCAGCCGCTAACCGAGCCGCCGCGAAGGCAGACGTCATTATTGGCATTGGAACCCGCTACTCGGATTTCACCACTGCGTCTAGGACAGCTTTCCAGAATCCTGCCGTGAAGTTTGTAAACATCAATGTCGCCGCATTTGACGCCTACAAACACGGAAGCGCCATACCGATCGTTGCAGACGCACACGCCGCTTTGTTGGAACTGATTGATGCCGTCGGGGATTTCAGGGTGAATGATCACTATCGAAGTGAGTACACCGGTAATAAGGCTCACTGGGAGGCCCTCGTCGATGAGAGCTTTGTAGACAAAAAACTCGCCGAGCCGTCTCAAGCAGAAATAATTGGAGCGGTTCAGCAGACCTCGGACCCTCGGGACGTTGTGATATGCGCAGCCGGTTCACTTCCAGGCGACCTCCACAAGCTGTGGCGGGTCCGAGACTCCCTGGGGTATCACGTGGAATACGGCTACAGCTGCATGGGATACGAGATAGCCGGGGGCCTTGGCGTAGCGCGTGCTGACAAATCCAGGGATGCGATTGTCATGGTTGGTGACGGTTCCTACCTGATGATGCACACCGAAATGGTTTCAGCGGTCGCCGAGGGCATCAAGTTCATAATCGTTCTAATTCAAAACCACGGATATGCGTCCATCGGGCACCTATCCGAAGACCTTGGCTCACAGCGCTTCGGAACCCTTTACCGATTTAGAAATGATGAGGCAAATAATTTCGAAACCGGAGACAAGCTTCCAGTTGACTTAGCGGCAAATGCTGAGTCCCTGGGTGTAAATGTCATTCGTGTGGAGCCGACTACAAATGCGATCCTGGACCTCAAAAATGCACTCAAGGAGGCGAAGGCCTCCAAGACTGCGACCTTGATTCACATTCACTCCAATCCCCTTCTGTATGCACCTGATGGAGAGGGCTGGTGGGATGTGCCAGTGGCTGCCGTTTCGACGCTGGACAGCACGATTAGAGCACGAGAGAGTTACGAAAAAGCATTAGCCAACCAAAAACCACTCTTAGGAAAAGGCGCCGTCGAGCGCGCGTAG